The proteins below are encoded in one region of Ostrinia nubilalis chromosome 3, ilOstNubi1.1, whole genome shotgun sequence:
- the LOC135087619 gene encoding mitochondrial import inner membrane translocase subunit Tim13-like, translated as MDSLSTGSLSGVQKEELMDQVKQQIAIANAQELLTKMSEKCFKKCINKPGTALDNSEQKCIAMCMDRYMDAWNLVSRTYSSRIQRERHNM; from the coding sequence ATGGATTCCTTATCAACCGGTTCATTGAGTGGAGTTCAAAAGGAGGAGTTAATGGATCAAGTAAAACAGCAAATCGCGATAGCAAACGCCCAAGAGCTCCTCACGAAAATGTCAGAAAAGTGTTTCAAGAAATGTATCAACAAACCAGGCACAGCTTTGGACAATTCTGAGCAAAAGTGTATCGCCATGTGCATGGACAGGTATATGGATGCTTGGAACCTGGTTTCGCGGACGTACAGCAGTCGTATCCAGCGCGAAAGACACAACATGTGA
- the LOC135087616 gene encoding U11/U12 small nuclear ribonucleoprotein 25 kDa protein-like, translated as MNEIADTLSHDDLIEVTNSSISALLKSDTLLCDLPSDVILEEVISQIAVEHGQSITINVSREDEPALKVIVPQNATVIELKKAIARHFEIYQSRMRSKVKISWKYIWKTYDLNYDGIILDSHYSHIDDYGVCNKVTLTFKKRKKKKKNS; from the exons ATGAATGAAATCGCCGATACCTTAtcacacgacgacctaatagaAGTCACAAATTCATCTATATCGGCTCTACTGAAATCGGACACGCTGTTGTGCGATCTTCCTTCCGACGTTATTTTAGAAGAAGTTATATCTCAG ATTGCTGTGGAGCATGGTCAGTCAATCACAATAAATGTATCCAGAGAAGATGAACCTGCACTGAAAGTGATT GTTCCACAAAATGCCACAGTCATTGAACTCAAGAAGGCAATTGCAAGGCACTTCGAGATATACCAGTCAAGAATGAGGAGCAAGGTCAAAATATCCTGGAAATACATCTGGAAGACATACGACTTAAACTATGACGGTATAATACTGGACAGCCACTACAGTCACATTGATGATTACGGAGTATGCAATAAAGTAACATTAACCttcaagaaaagaaagaaaaagaagaaaaatagctag